The following coding sequences lie in one Anguilla anguilla isolate fAngAng1 chromosome 14, fAngAng1.pri, whole genome shotgun sequence genomic window:
- the LOC118212703 gene encoding heat shock protein 67B1-like isoform X2, translating to MADHSRFMPRPLYRRDVRWEPFCEETLPSRVYRADAGLPPFLEPGDLSWIQWAQRRMAASSWPGYMPSPLYTPTPPYPYPGPGAEQPRGVSEIRTGPESWKINLDVSCFSPREVTIRTREGYLEISGNHEDRQDEYGLVSKCFSRKYKLPAGSDLRHIRSALSGGVLSVEAPLPSMAQEIPVEIIIPVQVEKRAPETREEEKVGETVPQENSVGPQATTVFPGGVPEQKSVTADPLAGIQENKEEPSEAAIHLAGGQEKREETGEGVDAPGGNPENRGSLEKQTAATERACSSAGAEPEEGRPMEGEVKGEEVPQEEAAMREAMLTAQANQDGMGQEGQDLSQTEVQGSAVDGEQVEEKKQQEARWSHRDTKWMLRSTKWPSQQY from the exons ATGGCGGATCACAGCAGGTTCATGCCCCGTCCCCTGTATCGGCGCGACGTGCGCTGGGAGCCGTTCTGCGAGGAGACCTTGCCCAGCCGCGTTTACAGAGCCGACGCGGGGCTGCCCCCGTTCCTGGAGCCCGGGGATCTGAGCTGGATCCAGTGGGCCCAGAGACGGATGGCCGCTTCTTCGTGGCCCGGGTACATGCCCTCCCCGCTCTACACCCCCACGCCTCCCTACCCCTACCCCGGCCCTGGTGCAGAGCAGCCCCGGGGGGTCTCCGAGATCAGGACCGGGCCCGAGAGCTGGAAGATCAACCTGGATGTCAGCTGCTTCTCCCCCCGGGAGGTCACCATCAGGACCAGGGAGGGCTACCTGGAGATATCAG GGAACCATGAAGACCGGCAGGATGAATATGGACTTGtctcaaaatgtttttcaagaAAGTACAA GCTGCCTGCTGGGTCGGACCTTCGGCACATCCGCTCTGCTCTGTCCGGTGGGGTGCTGTCCGTGGAGGCCCCACTCCCCTCCATGGCCCAGGAGATCCCCGTGGAGATCATcatacctgtgcag GTAGAGAAGAGGGCTCCAGAGACAAGAGAAGAGGAAAAGGTCGGGGAGACGGTACCCCAGGAAAACAGTGTGGGGCCACAAGCAACTACTGTCTTCCCGGGTGGGGTCCCAGAGCAGAAGAGTGTGACTGCTGATCCGCTAGCTGGCATCCAAGAGAATAAGGAAGAGCCAAGCGAAGCTGCTATTCACCTTGCTGGTGGCCAAGAGAAGAGGGAAGAGACAGGCGAAGGTGTCGATGCCCCTGGTGGTAACCCGGAGAACAGAGGATCGCTGGAGAAGCAGACCGCGGCAACTGAGAGAGCTTGTTCCAGcgcaggggcggagccagaggaAGGCAGGCCAATGGAAGGAGAGGTCAAAGGGGAAGAGGTCCCTCAGGAGGAGGCGGCCATGAGGGAGGCCATGTTGACAGCGCAAGCCAATCAGGACGGCATGGGGCAGGAAGGCCAGGATCTTTCCCAGACCGAAGTGCAGGGTTCTGCGGTGGACGGCgagcaggtggaggagaagaAGCAACAGGAGGCCCGGTGGTCACACCGAGACACCAAGTGGATGCTCCGCAGCACCAAGTGGCCCTCCCAGCAGTACTGA
- the LOC118212703 gene encoding uncharacterized protein LOC118212703 isoform X1 has protein sequence MADHSRFMPRPLYRRDVRWEPFCEETLPSRVYRADAGLPPFLEPGDLSWIQWAQRRMAASSWPGYMPSPLYTPTPPYPYPGPGAEQPRGVSEIRTGPESWKINLDVSCFSPREVTIRTREGYLEISGNHEDRQDEYGLVSKCFSRKYNRLPAGSDLRHIRSALSGGVLSVEAPLPSMAQEIPVEIIIPVQVEKRAPETREEEKVGETVPQENSVGPQATTVFPGGVPEQKSVTADPLAGIQENKEEPSEAAIHLAGGQEKREETGEGVDAPGGNPENRGSLEKQTAATERACSSAGAEPEEGRPMEGEVKGEEVPQEEAAMREAMLTAQANQDGMGQEGQDLSQTEVQGSAVDGEQVEEKKQQEARWSHRDTKWMLRSTKWPSQQY, from the exons ATGGCGGATCACAGCAGGTTCATGCCCCGTCCCCTGTATCGGCGCGACGTGCGCTGGGAGCCGTTCTGCGAGGAGACCTTGCCCAGCCGCGTTTACAGAGCCGACGCGGGGCTGCCCCCGTTCCTGGAGCCCGGGGATCTGAGCTGGATCCAGTGGGCCCAGAGACGGATGGCCGCTTCTTCGTGGCCCGGGTACATGCCCTCCCCGCTCTACACCCCCACGCCTCCCTACCCCTACCCCGGCCCTGGTGCAGAGCAGCCCCGGGGGGTCTCCGAGATCAGGACCGGGCCCGAGAGCTGGAAGATCAACCTGGATGTCAGCTGCTTCTCCCCCCGGGAGGTCACCATCAGGACCAGGGAGGGCTACCTGGAGATATCAG GGAACCATGAAGACCGGCAGGATGAATATGGACTTGtctcaaaatgtttttcaagaAAGTACAA CAGGCTGCCTGCTGGGTCGGACCTTCGGCACATCCGCTCTGCTCTGTCCGGTGGGGTGCTGTCCGTGGAGGCCCCACTCCCCTCCATGGCCCAGGAGATCCCCGTGGAGATCATcatacctgtgcag GTAGAGAAGAGGGCTCCAGAGACAAGAGAAGAGGAAAAGGTCGGGGAGACGGTACCCCAGGAAAACAGTGTGGGGCCACAAGCAACTACTGTCTTCCCGGGTGGGGTCCCAGAGCAGAAGAGTGTGACTGCTGATCCGCTAGCTGGCATCCAAGAGAATAAGGAAGAGCCAAGCGAAGCTGCTATTCACCTTGCTGGTGGCCAAGAGAAGAGGGAAGAGACAGGCGAAGGTGTCGATGCCCCTGGTGGTAACCCGGAGAACAGAGGATCGCTGGAGAAGCAGACCGCGGCAACTGAGAGAGCTTGTTCCAGcgcaggggcggagccagaggaAGGCAGGCCAATGGAAGGAGAGGTCAAAGGGGAAGAGGTCCCTCAGGAGGAGGCGGCCATGAGGGAGGCCATGTTGACAGCGCAAGCCAATCAGGACGGCATGGGGCAGGAAGGCCAGGATCTTTCCCAGACCGAAGTGCAGGGTTCTGCGGTGGACGGCgagcaggtggaggagaagaAGCAACAGGAGGCCCGGTGGTCACACCGAGACACCAAGTGGATGCTCCGCAGCACCAAGTGGCCCTCCCAGCAGTACTGA
- the LOC118213220 gene encoding myosin heavy chain, fast skeletal muscle-like, whose product MSTDAEMAVYGKAAIYLRKPEQERLEAQSRPFDAKTACYVTDTKELYLKGTILSKEGGKVTVKVTDTQETVTVKEDDVTPMNPPKFDKIEDMAMMTHLNEASVLYNLKERYAAWMIYTYSGLFCATVNPYKWLPVYDQEVVSAYRGKKRMEAPPHIFSVSDNAYQFMLTDRENQSVLITGESGAGKTVNTKRVIQYFATIAVAGDKKKEAGGKIQGSLEDQIIAANPLLEAYGNAKTVRNDNSSRFGKFIRIHFGTSGKLASADIETYLLEKSRVTFQLPDERGYHIFYQMMTNHKPELIEMTLITTNPYDFPMISQGQITVASIDDKEELVATDTAIDILGFTNDEKMGIYKLTGAVIHHGNMKFKQKQREEQAEPDGTEVADKVGYLLGLNSADMLKAMCYPRVKVGNEFVTKGQTVPQVNNSVMALAKSIYERMFLWMVIRINQMLDTKQSRQFFIGVLDIAGFEIFDYNSMEQLCINFTNEKLQQFFNHHMFVLEQEEYKKEGIDWEFIDFGMDLAACIELIEKPMGIFSILEEECMFPKASDATFKGKLYDQHLGKCNAFQKPKPAKGKAEAHFSLVHYAGTVDYNICGWLDKNKDPLNDSVVQLYQKSSVKLLALLYAATAGADEAKGGAKKGGKKKGGSMQTVSSQFRENLGKLMTNLRSTHPHFVRCLIPNESKTPGLMENFLVIHQLRCNGVLEGIRICRKGFPSRILYADFKQRYKVLNASVIPEGQFIDNKKASEKLLGSIDVDHTQYKFGHTKVFFKAGLLGTLEEMRDEKLAALVTMTQALCRGFLMRKEFVKMMERRQSVFTIQYNIRSFMNVKHWPWMKVYFKIKPLLKSAEAEKEMAQMKEDFTKCKEDLAKAEAKKKELEEKMVSLLQEKNDLQLQVASESEGLVDAEERCEGLIKSKIQLEAKLKETTERLEDEEEMNSELTAKKRKLEDECSELKKDIDDLELTLAKVEKEKHATENKVKNLTEEMTSQDESIGKLSKEKKALQEAHQQTLDDLQAEEDKVNTLSKAKTKLEQQVDDLEGSLEQEKKLRMDLERAKRKLEGDLKMAQESVMDLENDKQQSEEKLKKKDFETSQLLSKIEDEQSLGAQLQKKIKELQARIEELEEEIEAERAARAKVEKQRADLSRELEEISERLEEAGGATAAQIEMNKKREAEFQKLRRDLEESTLQHEATAAALRKKQADSVAELGEQIDNLQRVKQKLEKEKSEFKMEIDDLSSNMEAIAKTKSNLEKLCRTLEDQLSEVKTKNDENVRQLNDFGAQKARLLTENGEFGRQLEEKEALVSQLTRGKQAFTQQTEELKRQLEEEVKAKNALAHGLQSARHDCDLLREQYEEEQEAKAELQRGMSKANSEVAQWRSKYETDAIQRTEELEEAKKKLAQRLQEAEEQIEAVNSKCASLEKTKQRLQGEVEDLMIDVERANAQAANLDKKQRNFDKVLAEAKQKFEEGQAELEGAQKEARSLSTELFKMKNSYEEALDQLETLKRENKNLQQEISDLTEQIGETGKAIHELEKAKKTVETEKAELQTALEEAEGTLEHEESKILRVQLELNQIKGEVDRKLAEKDEEMEQVKRNSQRVTETMQSTLDSEVRSRNDALRVKKKMEGDLNEMEIQLSHANRQAAEAQKQLRNVQGQLKDAQLHLDDAVRGQEDLKEQAAMVERRNTLMLAEIEELRAALEQTERGRKVAEQELVDASERVGLLHSQNTSLLNTKKKLEGDFVQLQSEVDDTIQEARNAEEKAKKAITDAAMMAEELKKEQDTSAHLERMKKNLEVTVKDLQHRLDEAENLAMKGGKKQLQKLESRVRELEAEVENEQKRGVDAVKGVRKYERRVKELTYQTEEDKKNIGRLQDLVDKLQLKVKAYKRQAEESEEQANTHLSKFRKVQHELEEAEERADIAESQVNKMRAKSRDTGKGKEAAE is encoded by the exons ATGAGTACCGACGCCGAAATGGCCGTTTACGGCAAGGCCGCCATCTACCTGCGGAAGCCGGAGCAGGAGAGACTCGAGGCTCAAAGCAGACCTTTCGATGCCAAGACTGCCTGCTATGTGACTGATACTAAGGAGCTGTACCTTAAAGGCACAATCCTGAGCAAAGAAGGGGGCAAAGTCACCGTCAAAGTCACTGACACTCAAGAA actgtAACAGTTAAGGAGGATGATGTCACCCCAATGAACCCCCCCAAGTTCGATAAAATTGAGGACATGGCCATGATGACTCACCTCAATGAAGCCTCTGTGCTGTATAACCTCAAAGAGCGTTACGCAGCATGGATGATCTAC ACCTACTCTGGGCTGTTCTGTGCCACGGTAAATCCCTACAAGTGGCTCCCAGTGTACGACCAAGAGGTCGTATCGGCCTACAGAGGCAAAAAGCGCATGGAGGCCCCACCACACATCTTCTCTGTCTCAGACAATGCCTATCAGTTCATGCTCACTG ATAGAGAAAATCAGTCTGTCCTGATTAC TGGAGAATCTGGTGCTGGAAAGACTGTGAACACCAAACGTGTCATCCAGTACTTTGCGACAATCGCAGTGGCAGgtgacaaaaagaaagaagcagGTGGCAAAATACAG GGATCCCTGGAGGATCAGATCATTGCTGCTAACCCCCTGCTGGAAGCTTATGGAAATGCCAAGACTGTGAGGAATGACAACTCCTCTCGATTT GGTAAATTCATCAGAATTCATTTTGGCACATCTGGAAAACTGGCCAGTGCTGACATTGAGACtt ATCTGCTGGAGAAGTCCAGAGTAACATTCCAGCTCCCAGATGAGAGAGGCTACCACATCTTCTACCAGATGATGACCAACCACAAACCTGAGCTGATTG aaatgacGCTCATCACAACCAACCCCTACGATTTCCCCATGATCAGCCAGGGCCAGATCACAGTGGCCAGCATTGATGACAAGGAGGAGCTGGTGGCCACAGAT ACTGCCATTGACATCTTGGGCTTCACCAATGATGAGAAAATGGGCATCTACAAGCTGACTGGTGCTGTGATTCACCATGGTAACATGAAGTTCAAACAGAAGCAGCGTGAGGAGCAGGCTGAACCTGATGGCACAGAGG TGGCTGATAAAGTTGGATATCTCTTGGGCTTGAACTCAGCTGATATGCTTAAGGCTATGTGCTATCCCAGAGTGAAGGTCGGCAATGAGTTTGTCACCAAGGGGCAGACTGTACCACAG GTCAACAATTCAGTAATGGCTCTGGCCAAATCTATCTATGAGAGAATGTTCTTGTGGATGGTCATCCGCATCAACCAGATGTTGGACACAAAGCAGTCCAGACAGTTCTTCATCGGTGTGCTGGATATTGCTGGCTTTGAAATTTTTGAT TACAACAGCATGGAACAGCTGTGCATCAACTTCACCAATGAGAAACTGCAACAGTTCTTCAACCACCACATGTTTGTGCTGGAACAAGAGGAGTACAAGAAAGAGGGAATTGATTGGGAGTTCATTGACTTCGGTATGGATTTGGCTGCCTGCATTGAACTCATTGAGAAG CCAATGGGCATCTTCTCCATCCTTGAAGAGGAGTGCATGTTCCCCAAGGCCTCAGATGCCACTTTCAAGGGCAAACTGTATGACCAGCATCTTGGCAAGTGCAATGCATTCCAGAAACCCAAGCCTGCCAAAGGCAAGGCTGAGGCCCACTTCTCCCTGGTGCACTACGCTGGCACTGTGGACTACAACATCTGCGGCTGGCTGGACAAGAACAAGGACCCCCTGAATGACTCTGTTGTGCAGCTGTACCAGAAGTCCTCAGTTAAACTGTTGGCTCTCCTGTATGCAGCCACTGCTGGGGCTGATG AGGCAAAGGGTGGAGCCAAGAAGGGAGGCAAGAAGAAGGGTGGTTCCATGCAGACTGTGTCCTCTCAGTTTAGG GAGAACTTGGGCAAGCTCATGACCAACTTGAGAAGCACACATCCTCACTTTGTGCGTTGCTTGATTCCCAATGAATCTAAAACACCAG GTCTCATGGAGAACTTCCTCGTTATCCACCAGCTGAGGTGTAATGGTGTGCTGGAAGGTATCAGAATCTGCAGAAAGGGTTTCCCCAGCAGAATTCTCTATGCTGACTTCAAGCAGAG GTACAAAGTACTGAACGCCAGTGTTATCCCAGAAGGGCAGTTCATTGACAACAAGAAAGCTTCTGAGAAGCTCTTGGGATCCATCGATGTTGATCACACTCAGTACAAATTTGGGCACACTAAG GTGTTCTTCAAAGCTGGGCTTCTGGGTACCCTGGAGGAGATGCGAGATGAGAAACTGGCTGCTCTGGTGACCATGACTCAGGCTCTGTGCCGTGGTTTCCTCATGAGAAAGGAGTTTGTGAAGATGATGGAGAGGAGGCAA TCAGTGTTCACAATCCAGTACAACATTCGCTCATTCATGAATGTGAAACATTGGCCATGGATGAAGGTGTACTTCAAGATCAAGCCACTGCTGAAGAGTGCTGAAGCTGAGAAGGAAATGGCCCAAATGAAGGAGGACTTTACAAAATGCAAGGAAGATCTGGCCAAGGCAGAAGCGAAAAAGAAGGAGCTTGAAGAGAAAATGGTTTCTCTGCTGCAAGAAAAGAATGACCTGCAGCTCCAAGTAGCATCT GAATCTGAAGGTCTTGTAGATGCTGAGGAGAGATGCGAGGGACTCATCAAAAGTAAGATTCAGCTTGAAGCAAAACTCAAAGAAACAACTGAGAGACTAGAAGATGAGGAGGAAATGAATTCCGAGCTCACTGCAAAGAAGAGGAAACTAGAGGATGAGTGCTCTGAGCTGAAGAAAGACATTGATGACTTGGAGCTCACCTTGGCTAAAGTGGAAAAGGAGAAACATGCCACAGAAAACAAG GTGAAAAATCTGACTGAAGAGATGACCTCTCAGGATGAGAGCATTGGCAAGTTGAGCAAGGAGAAGAAAGCCCTCCAAGAGGCacaccagcagaccctggaTGATCTGCAGGCAGAGGAAGACAAAGTCAACACTCTGTCCAAAGCTAAGACCAAGCTCGAGCAACAAGTCGATGAT cTTGAAGGCTCTCTGGAACAAGAGAAGAAACTTCGCATGGATCTTGAGAGAGCTAAGAGAAAGCTTGAGGGTGATTTGAAAATGGCTCAGGAATCCGTAATGGATCTGGAGAATGACAAACAGCAGTCAGAGGAGAAACTCAAGAA GAAGGACTTTGAGACCAGCCAGCTCCTCAGCAAGATAGAGGATGAACAATCCTTGGGTGCTCAGCTTCAAAAGAAGATTAAGGAGCTTCAG GCTCGcattgaggagctggaggaggaaaTCGAGGCTGAGCGTGCTGCTCGGGCTAAGGTTGAGAAGCAGAGAGCTGATCTCTCCAGGGAACTTGAGGAGATCAGTGAGAGGCTAGAGGAAGCTGGAGGTGCAACTGCTGCTCAGATTGAGATGAACAAGAAGCGCGAAGCTGAGTTCCAGAAGCTGCGTCGCGACCTGGAGGAGTCCACCCTGCAGCATGAAGCAACTGCTGCCGCTCTTCGCAAGAAGCAGGCCGACAGCGTGGCTGAACTGGGAGAACAAATCGACAACCTTCAGCGAGTTAAGcagaagctggagaaggagaagagtgaatttaaaatggaaattgatGACCTCTCAAGCAACATGGAGGCTATTGCTAAAACTAAG TCAAATCTGGAGAAGCTGTGTCGTACTCTTGAGGACCAACTCAGTGAAGTCAAGACCAAGAATGATGAAAACGTGCGCCAGTTAAATGATTTCGGTGCACAGAAAGCCAGACTGCTGACAGAGAACG GTGAATTTGGCAGACAGTTGGAAGAGAAGGAAGCCCTGGTGTCACAGCTAACAAGAGGCAAACAGGCTTTCACTCAGCAAACTGAGGAGCTGAAGAGACAGCTTGAGGAGGAGGTTAAG GCTAAGAATGCCCTGGCCCATGGGTTGCAGTCAGCCCGCCACGACTGTGACCTGCTGAGGGAGCAAtatgaggaggagcaggaggccaaGGCTGAGCTTCAGCGTGGAATGTCCAAGGCCAACAGCGAGGTGGCTCAGTGGAGATCCAAATATGAGACTGATGCCATCCAGCGCacagaggagctggaggaggccaa GAAAAAGCTGGCCCAGCGTCTGCAAGAGGCTGAGGAGCAAATTGAGGCTGTGAACTCCAAGTGTGCCTCTCTGGAGAAGACCAAGCAGAGACTGCAGGGAGAAGTGGAAGACCTCATGATTGATGTGGAGAGGGCAAACGCCCAGGCCGCCAACCTTGACAAGAAGCAGAGGAACTTTGACAAG GTTCTGGCAGAAGCAAAGCAGAAGTTTGAGGAAGGCCAGGCAGAGCTGGAAGGAGCTCAGAAAGAGGCTCGTTCTCTCAGCACTGAGCTCTTCAAGATGAAGAACTCCTATGAGGAAGCTCTGGATCAGCTGGAGACCCTGAAGCGAGAGAACAAGAACTTGCAAC AGGAGATTTCAGACCTAACCGAGCAGATCGGCGAGACAGGAAAAGCCATCCATGAGCTGGAGAAGGCAAAGAAGACTGTGGAGACTGAGAAGGCAGAGCTCCAGACTGCACTGGAAGAGGCAGAG GGAACTCTGGAGCATGAAGAGTCCAAGATCCTTCGTGTCCAGCTGGAGCTGAACCAGATAAAAGGTGAAGTTGACAGGAAACTTGCAGAGAAGGATGAGGAGATGGAACAGGTCAAGAGGAACAGCCAGAGGGTGACTGAGACCATGCAGAGCACTCTCGACTCCGAGGTCAGAAGCAGGAATGATGCTCTGAGGGTGAAAAAGAAGATGGAGGGAGATCTCAATGAGATGGAAATTCAGCTGAGCCATGCTAATCGCCAGGCCGCTGAAGCCCAGAAACAACTGAGGAATGTGCAAGGACAGCTAAAG GATGCCCAATTGCACCTTGATGATGCGGTCAGAGGTCAGGAGGACCTGAAGGAGCAGGCTGCCATGGTGGAGCGCAGGAACACACTGATGCTGGCTGAGATTGAGGAGCTCAGGGCTGCTctggagcagacagagagaggccgCAAAGTGGCAGAGCAGGAGCTGGTGGATGCCAGTGAGCGCGTGGGTCTGCTGCACTCCCAG AATACAAGCCTTCTGAACACCAAGAAGAAGCTGGAAGGCGACTTTGTTCAGCTCCAGAGTGAAGTGGATGACACCATCCAGGAAGCAAGGAATGCAGAGGAGAAGGCCAAGAAGGCCATCACTGAT GCTGCCATGATGGCggaggagctgaagaaggaGCAGGACACCAGCGCTCACCTGGAGAGGATGAAGAAGAACCTGGAGGTCACTGTCAAGGACCTGCAGCACCGTCTTGATGAGGCAGAGAACCTGGCCATGAAGGGTGGAAAGAAGCAGCTCCAGAAACTGGAATCAAGG GTTCGTGAGCTGGAGGCCGAGGTTGAAAATGAGCAGAAACGTGGAGTTGATGCCGTTAAAGGTGTCCGTAAATATGAGAGGAGAGTCAAGGAGCTCACCTACCAG aCTGAGGAGGACAAGAAGAACATTGGCAGGCTTCAGGATCTGGTGGACAAACTTCAGCTGAAAGTCAAGGCCTACAAGAGACAGGCTGAGGAATCC GAGGAACAAGCCAATACCCACCTGTCCAAGTTCAGGAAGGTCCAGCATGAGCTGGAAGAAGCTGAAGAGCGTGCTGACATTGCTGAATCTCAGGTCAACAAGATGAGAGCCAAGAGCCGTGATACTGGCAAA GGCAAGGAAGCAGCAGAATAG